The following proteins come from a genomic window of Tenebrio molitor chromosome 9, icTenMoli1.1, whole genome shotgun sequence:
- the LOC138139218 gene encoding cathepsin B-like cysteine proteinase, whose product MFTNLVLIFVTTIALPDSAAPFSTSQSENIIQINNMHTSWEAGPIPEDTIEEILQSLRGRVDTTKIEELSTLNHRSSLFPDLPDSFDARENWPHCKDIIGTITRQGDCSSCWAHSSARAISDRICIESKGTTKVNISVEDLVTCCKTCSPTNGCEGGILGMAYKYWIDEGIVSGGPDVENTGCKPMRSIFTKVAPECQKICTNSKYEKDYDQDKHYGQLYYQVKQKDVLQIQIEIMTHGPVSAIMEVMQDLVFYKQGVYRYSKGNYTNLHGVRILGWGVENDTSYWLVANSWGTEFGKLGGFLKIVKGENHMKIENWIVGGRVNATLGPREFLTPGRSNGGVEEVSNLLQLNFVVLTLIALVFSMQ is encoded by the exons atgttcacaaATCTTGTACTGATTTTTGTAACAACCATCGCACTTCCAGATTCGGCAGCTCCGTTCAGCACGAGCCAATCCGAAAATATCATCCAAATCAACAACATGCATACAAGCTGGGAGGCTGGACCCATTCCGGAAGACACCATCGAGGAGATTTTGCAAAGTTTGCGCGGACGTGTCGACACAACTAAAATAGAAGAATTGAGCACTCTCAAccacaggagctcgcttttcccAGACCTTCCGGACTCCTTCGACGCAAGAGAAAATTGGCCGCATTGCAAAGACATAATAGGCACAATCACAAGGCAAGGTGATTGCTCTAGTTGCTGG GCTCACTCCTCCGCTCGCGCGATAAGCGACAGAATATGCATCGAGTCGAAAGGCACCACTAAAGTAAACATATCTGTGGAAGACTTGGTGACATGTTGCAAGACGTGTTCGCCAACAAATGGTTGTGAAGGTGGTATACTTGGCATGGCTTACAAGTACTGGATCGATGAAGGTATCGTGAGTGGAGGTCCCGACGTAGAAAACACT GGATGCAAGCCGATGAGGTCGATATTCACGAAAGTAGCTCCTGAATGCCAAAAAATTTGTACCAACAGCAAATATGAAAAGGACTATGACCAAGATAAACACTACGGTCAACTGTATTATCAAGTGAAGCAAAAAGATGTTCTTCAAATCCAAATCGAAATCATGACACACGGTCCTGTCAGTGCAATTATGGAAGTGATGCAAGATCTAGTTTTCTACAAACAAG GAGTGTATCGATATAGTAAAGGAAATTATACAAATCTTCATGGTGTGAGAATCTTGGGATGGGGTGTGGAGAACGATACCTCCTACTGGTTAGTTGCTAACAGTTGGGGCACAGAATTTGGAAAGCTAGGCggttttctaaaaattgtgaaaGGTGAGAACCACatgaaaatagaaaattggATCGTAGGAGGTAGGGTAAATGCGACACTCGGTCCTCGAGAATTTTTGACTCCTGGAAGATCCAACGGAGGAGTCGAAGAAGTTTCAAATCTCTTACAGCTAAATTTTGTGGTGTTAACATTGATTGCTTTAGTATTTAGTATGCAATAA